In Alteromonas macleodii, the sequence AACAATACTCTAGGCAAGTGTACCTTAAAACGCCTATTAAACATAAGTAGTAAACGTAAGCAAATGCGTCACCTTCTTAATTTGCTTGGTTAGCCATTTTTTACAACATAACAAGGTTCGTAGGCACTGCCGGGAAGCTTCATTCTGTGCTGTTTTACAAATGACTCTAATAATGTATCCACTTTGTCCATAAGTGTACTATCGCCGGTAAGCTCGAAGGGACCGTGTTCTTTAATTTGTGCGATGCCTTCGGCCTTTACATTCCCGGCAACAATGCCTGAAAATGCTTTACGCAAATTTGCAGCAAGATCGCTTTTACTTTGATCTAAATGAAGCTGTAGTGCTGCCATGCTTTCGTGAGTGGGTATGAAGGGTTGTTGGAAGTCCTGTTCGATTTTAAGTGACCAGTTAAAGCTGAAAGCATCACCCATCGCCCCTCTAAATTTTCGGACTTTTTCAAGGTGTTTACTCATAGTACGGGCGACTTCTTCAGGGTCATCCACGATAATCTGATATTTTGACTGGGCTTGTGCGCCTAGCGTGGCCCCTACAAAAGTATCTATAGCTTCGAAATACTCTTCGCTGCCTGCAGGACCGGTTAGTATAAACGGGAATGGTTGTTGCGCATTGCGCTCATTCATCAATATCCCAAGTAAATAAAGCAGTTCCTCAGCTGTTCCTACGCCGCCCGGAAATACAATGATACCGTGCCCTAATCTCACGAAGGCTTCTAAACGCTTTTCAATATCTGGCATGATAATGAGCTCGTTCACAATCGCATTAGGTGGTTCTGCAGCAATAATACTGGGCTCAGAAATACCAATGTATCGACCGGATTTGTGACGTTGCTTGGCATGACCTATCGTCGCCCCCTTCATAGGGCCTTTCATTGCGCCCGGTCCGCACCCAGTGCAAATATTCATATCGCGCAGGCCTAGCTGATAGCCTACTTCTTTCGTGTATTTATATTCGACTTGACTGATAGAGTGGCCGCCCCAGCATACTATAGTATTCACGCTATCGTTACCTTCAAGGGCTTTAGCGTGACGTAGCATGTCAAACACCATATCGGTGATCTCACTTCCTTCAGCAGGCGCTGTTTGATGGAGAAATGCATACTTGTTGCCCATGTAAAGTAAATCACGCAGTACAGCAAACAAGTGTTCATGAACACCGCGAACAAGCTTTTCGTCTACAAATGCAACTTCTGGCGGATTAATAAGTTCGATCTTTACGCCTCGCTCACGGCGGATGAGTTTTATTTCAAAATTTTCAAAAGGGGCGAAAAGCGCTTCAAAATTGTCTTCATCCACACCGCTGTTTAATACTGCGAGGCTGCAGTTTCTAAACATGGAGAAGAGCTCGCTATTTGTTGCATCTTGGAGGCGGGATACTTCCACTTGCGAAAGCTGACTCATTGAGCCAACGGGATTAAGCTGAACTTTCTTCATACTTCACACCTTATAAGTCAGTGCTTAAATCAGTTACTACAAGATTGCGGCCGTTTCGCTTCGCTTTGTAAAGGTATTCATCCGCGCGTTCGAAAACCGTTTCCGTTGTGTCTTCTTTACCAAAGCAGGTCGCGCCAAATGATGCAGTAATTTTGACTTTCTCTTGCTTAAATTTAAACGGCATAGCAGCTAGTTTAGTTCTAATTTCATTAAGCTTTTTGTCAATCTCTGTCATCTGTGATTCAGGCAGTAGCATCACGAACTCTTCGCCTCCCCACCGTGCGACAAAGTCTTTTTCAGAAAGGTTCTGCTTCAAAAACTTACTTACCACTTGAAGGGTTTTGTCACCGGCGGCATGACCAAATCTATCGTTGATCGATTTGAAATGATCGATATCTACTACGGCAACGGCGAGTGTTGCCCCATATTCCTTATAGTTAGCGAAAGCGGCATCCAGTTTCTCGTTATAAGCTTGTCTATTTGGTAAACGAGTGAGCGGGTCGGTACGACTTTGCATCGCTTGTTCAGCTAGCTTCTTTTTATAAACGCTGGTTTGCTGTTGCAATGTATCAATGCGCGATTGCATGGACGATAGCAGTGCCAAAAGCGCTTCTTGCCCCTGCTCGTCGTTGTCTTGCTGTTCGCTTAACGTTGCTACAAGTTTTTCTACGCGAAGCTGGGTTTGCTCTTTCAGTGATTCTAATGACTCACTCTCTGAAACAGTTTCTTCAATATAACTAATGTGCCGTTTAATCTGTTCTGTACCGGCTTTGCGCTGTTCGAACTGCGCTTGGCTATCTTCTATAGCTATATTAACGTCGTTACTGACTTCACCAAGTGAACGATGAAGGCTCTGTATAACTTTACCAGTCAGGCTTGCTTCAGACATTGCATCTTGCACAATCATTCGCAAAATAACTACGCAGCTTTTAAGCAACTGGTCTTCACTCATGCCCTCATCAAGACGCTGCTTGATATCGTTTAGTTGCTGGTCGTTCTGTTTCTTTTGTGCATAAGAAGCGATGAGATGATTGAGTTCAACGAGAATTGAACGGTAATGTGGGTTGTCGTCTTGTACCGAACGAGTAGGGACACTTTGCTGTACCTCTGCGGAGCTTCCAATCTCATTAGAAGGTTCAAGCCCTATCATTTCTTTATTCAGCGCAATGCGGTGAAGCGCAATGGCTTTGGCGTAAAGCTTATAGATACTGAAGATATCGCCTACAGGCTGGTTTAGTTTAATTAACTCTTGTGTAGTAAGGCTTTTCAATTCGTTGTCTTCAAAGACAATTTTCTGCAACTGTTTCATTGCATCTTCCAGCGACGAAACGGTGTCAACACTGTACTTTCTTAAAGTGATTTCTTGACGCTGAAGAGATTTGTTGAGCTTCTCAATGCTTACAGTGGCAAGGCTAAAATTAGGCGTACCTGAAAGATGACCGCGCAGCACTTTGAGTTCGGAATCTATTTTATCGGAAAAGCCCTCATAAAATGCTGAGAGCCTCACGATAAACTGACAAAGAAGCGCGTTGTTTTGTTTTAGGGCTTGTAGTTGTTTTGCTTCCATAATCTCGTCTTTGTTCTAACTCGCAATTAACGTTGCGATTTAGTTAGCTTTGTTTGTGTGCTTCATCGCTGTATTACTGACGCGCCTGACGATGGTTAGCATAAGGTGCTTCGAAATTCGAACGGAAAGGGTTGATATCTAACCCCCCGCGCCGGGTATAACGAGCACACACTGTTAACTTAGCGGGCTTACAATGCTGCATAATATCGTTGTAAATACGCT encodes:
- the ppnN gene encoding nucleotide 5'-monophosphate nucleosidase PpnN, whose product is MKKVQLNPVGSMSQLSQVEVSRLQDATNSELFSMFRNCSLAVLNSGVDEDNFEALFAPFENFEIKLIRRERGVKIELINPPEVAFVDEKLVRGVHEHLFAVLRDLLYMGNKYAFLHQTAPAEGSEITDMVFDMLRHAKALEGNDSVNTIVCWGGHSISQVEYKYTKEVGYQLGLRDMNICTGCGPGAMKGPMKGATIGHAKQRHKSGRYIGISEPSIIAAEPPNAIVNELIIMPDIEKRLEAFVRLGHGIIVFPGGVGTAEELLYLLGILMNERNAQQPFPFILTGPAGSEEYFEAIDTFVGATLGAQAQSKYQIIVDDPEEVARTMSKHLEKVRKFRGAMGDAFSFNWSLKIEQDFQQPFIPTHESMAALQLHLDQSKSDLAANLRKAFSGIVAGNVKAEGIAQIKEHGPFELTGDSTLMDKVDTLLESFVKQHRMKLPGSAYEPCYVVKNG
- a CDS encoding diguanylate cyclase; this encodes MEAKQLQALKQNNALLCQFIVRLSAFYEGFSDKIDSELKVLRGHLSGTPNFSLATVSIEKLNKSLQRQEITLRKYSVDTVSSLEDAMKQLQKIVFEDNELKSLTTQELIKLNQPVGDIFSIYKLYAKAIALHRIALNKEMIGLEPSNEIGSSAEVQQSVPTRSVQDDNPHYRSILVELNHLIASYAQKKQNDQQLNDIKQRLDEGMSEDQLLKSCVVILRMIVQDAMSEASLTGKVIQSLHRSLGEVSNDVNIAIEDSQAQFEQRKAGTEQIKRHISYIEETVSESESLESLKEQTQLRVEKLVATLSEQQDNDEQGQEALLALLSSMQSRIDTLQQQTSVYKKKLAEQAMQSRTDPLTRLPNRQAYNEKLDAAFANYKEYGATLAVAVVDIDHFKSINDRFGHAAGDKTLQVVSKFLKQNLSEKDFVARWGGEEFVMLLPESQMTEIDKKLNEIRTKLAAMPFKFKQEKVKITASFGATCFGKEDTTETVFERADEYLYKAKRNGRNLVVTDLSTDL